The Oreochromis niloticus isolate F11D_XX unplaced genomic scaffold, O_niloticus_UMD_NMBU tig00007050_pilon, whole genome shotgun sequence genome window below encodes:
- the LOC109198393 gene encoding protein S100-B: protein MLLSQATKPAVSDLESSMLTIIQTFHQYSGQKSNLKKADLKELINNEMNNFIVKIKENDTLDKLFADLDQNGDLEIDFKEFIALIAMVTSACNELFVPKQQKN, encoded by the exons ATGCTTTTGTCTCAGGCCACAAAGCCTGCTGTGTCAGACCTGGAGAGCAGCATGCTCACTATTATCCAAACTTTCCACCAATACTCGGGTCAGAAGTCCAATCTGAAGAAAGCAGACCTTAAAGAACTTATCAACAATGAGATGAATAATTTCATAGTG AAAATCAAGGAGAATGACACTCTGGATAAACTCTTCGCTGACCTCGACCAGAACGGAGATCTGGAGATCGACTTCAAAGAGTTCATTGCCCTCATCGCCATGGTCACCTCTGCTTGCAATGAACTGTTTGTTCCAAAGCAACAAAAGAATTAG